From Synoicihabitans lomoniglobus, the proteins below share one genomic window:
- a CDS encoding glycosyltransferase, with protein MLFLVTGQQLRFARRKTAEVTVIMVLCGRAHLSLTALKALAADDSIPLRIILVDNGGGWPTRWLLSRLFGARIVRNRTNRGFGPAVNQALAWVDTPGTVLLNNDAMVRPGCLRALAETLFASPDVGAVGGKVVLLHGRVQEAGCILWADGHCTGYGRDKSEEAGEVNFRRDVDFCSGVLLALRTRTFRELGGMDENYAPAYAEDVDLCVRLWARGCRIVYEPSAVVDHYEFGTSVSQDRAFALQRRNHRILVAKHTRFLSHQPAPGSSEPRARQRLRPGGRRILFLDDELPRRIRGAGHPRMIRIMEAMVHAGHAISFYPLHRRTSAWEARASDLPPEVEYLGGGSMESECNVMDRELELALIWILDRCYRDFDAIWVSRPQNLETLLTIRDLQPELLDELELIYDAEAIAALRAERYAKLIEPTMSPAANTWTLTRELDLAQKADRVVAVSAGEAEVFRSHGVETVAVLGHAIRAFRGALRFSSRYHILFVGPLVVGSPNAEGFTWFLNHVLPLLRDRIDRARLHLKVVGRVDGTCRTRWLRHAPEVEFMGEVEDLTSIYGSARVFIAPIRYASGISQKVMEAAAYGVPVVTTPLVADLIGWRENGTVQAAATAHDFAHHIVNLFTDEAAWSRAQEHGLRAVERDCHPQGFAQALNEILQPMKTSRGSEPEAVSSGLTRLRR; from the coding sequence ATGCTATTTCTGGTTACCGGCCAGCAACTGCGATTTGCGCGTCGGAAAACGGCGGAAGTTACCGTCATCATGGTGCTCTGTGGGCGGGCTCACCTGAGCCTGACGGCGCTGAAAGCTTTAGCGGCGGACGACTCGATTCCTCTGCGGATCATCTTGGTCGACAACGGTGGTGGCTGGCCCACACGTTGGCTGTTGAGTCGGCTTTTTGGCGCGCGAATCGTGCGCAACCGCACGAATCGAGGATTCGGTCCGGCGGTGAATCAAGCCTTGGCGTGGGTCGATACTCCAGGGACCGTTCTGCTCAACAATGACGCGATGGTGCGGCCCGGTTGTTTGAGGGCATTGGCGGAAACGTTGTTTGCTTCGCCCGACGTGGGCGCGGTGGGAGGCAAAGTGGTCTTGTTGCACGGGCGCGTTCAGGAGGCCGGTTGTATTTTGTGGGCGGATGGCCATTGCACTGGCTATGGACGCGACAAGTCGGAGGAGGCGGGGGAAGTGAATTTTCGGCGCGATGTCGACTTTTGTTCCGGGGTTCTGCTGGCGCTGCGCACCCGAACCTTTCGCGAACTGGGAGGCATGGATGAGAACTATGCGCCGGCCTATGCGGAGGATGTGGATCTCTGCGTGCGATTGTGGGCACGCGGCTGCCGCATCGTTTATGAGCCCTCCGCCGTGGTGGACCACTACGAGTTCGGCACCTCCGTTTCGCAGGATCGAGCCTTCGCACTACAGCGCCGAAATCACCGCATTCTCGTCGCGAAGCATACTCGGTTCCTCAGTCATCAACCCGCTCCCGGCAGCTCGGAACCACGAGCGCGACAACGTCTCCGTCCGGGGGGCCGGAGGATACTGTTTCTCGATGATGAACTTCCGCGGCGGATACGTGGCGCCGGCCATCCCCGCATGATCAGGATCATGGAAGCAATGGTGCACGCGGGACACGCAATCTCATTCTATCCCTTGCATCGAAGGACGTCGGCTTGGGAAGCACGCGCATCGGATCTTCCGCCGGAAGTTGAATACCTGGGGGGCGGGTCCATGGAATCAGAATGCAATGTCATGGATCGCGAGTTGGAGTTGGCGTTGATTTGGATTTTGGATCGGTGTTACCGGGATTTTGATGCCATTTGGGTGAGCCGTCCGCAAAACCTTGAAACTTTGCTCACGATTCGAGACCTGCAGCCGGAACTACTGGACGAGCTGGAATTGATCTACGATGCAGAGGCCATCGCGGCACTACGGGCGGAACGCTATGCGAAATTGATCGAACCGACCATGTCTCCCGCCGCAAATACCTGGACACTGACCCGGGAACTCGATCTGGCTCAAAAGGCGGATCGAGTGGTGGCCGTAAGCGCGGGGGAAGCGGAAGTTTTTCGCTCGCACGGCGTGGAGACGGTCGCGGTTTTGGGGCACGCAATCCGGGCGTTCCGGGGGGCGTTGCGGTTCAGCTCGCGGTATCATATTCTCTTCGTCGGTCCGTTGGTGGTCGGCAGTCCCAACGCGGAAGGGTTTACGTGGTTTTTGAACCATGTGCTGCCCCTGCTTCGCGACCGAATCGACCGCGCCCGCTTGCACCTCAAGGTAGTCGGCAGGGTTGATGGGACGTGTCGAACCCGCTGGCTCCGCCACGCCCCCGAGGTCGAATTTATGGGCGAAGTCGAGGACCTGACGTCCATTTATGGCAGCGCGCGGGTATTCATCGCTCCGATACGCTACGCCAGCGGTATTTCCCAGAAAGTGATGGAAGCGGCCGCTTACGGGGTGCCGGTGGTTACCACTCCACTGGTGGCGGACTTGATCGGTTGGCGGGAAAACGGGACGGTGCAGGCCGCGGCCACCGCGCACGATTTTGCCCATC
- a CDS encoding DUF7133 domain-containing protein gives MFGGFSSKVRGALWFATATILTAQQGDRPGETQRDLPEDLAVPPAPVLTDAEALASIVVPAGYRVELVASHPLLHDPVAFEFGPDGRIWVVEMRGYMHDPEGAGEELPIGTVAVLDDTDGDGVMDQRVEFADGLVMPRALTLVADGVLVGAPPFLYHFKDTDGDDVADKRTVIADDYGMAGNPEHTANALYRSLDNWIYSANHNVRHRFSAGRWQRDYTLPRGQWGMDQDDLGRLYFNTNSDPLRVDLVRSSYFWRHPGLESTAPLAVQTATAEDVPTFPSRITPGINRGYRMLDDTWKLQTVTAACGPMIYRGARFGPAFQGNAFINEPSANLVKRVIVEPTADGSLTARNAYPDTEFVTSTDERFRPVNAYNGPDGAIYLLDFYRGIIQHRIFLTTYLRKQIEARGLDAPLGMGRIWKVVPETPAAGWVDPGRPALDVASDDELVTTLSHSNGWWRDTAQRLLVERGATRAIPALRKLVKHGSPLARQHALWTLEGLDALDRESVIAGLASPVIAQVAALQLSEAWLRIGDDAMLGAVIKLTAAKDPTVRRQAALSLGEAGGTQVLATLAALSQETDDTLGMADAIKSGLAGREVMFTSIWPTAPDNEVVAFVEETMETAAKRREPQKLSTANGSAKRVRPLAAHELARFEAGRAQFALCAGCHQPDGRGLPGLAPSLVASKLLDRDPRLVTRVILQGKEGWGSQMPGLGGALDDDAIAAVLTYVRRSFGHEADPVDPATVTAVRKAEMNRSRPWTADDLDAVELE, from the coding sequence ATGTTTGGAGGATTTTCGTCGAAGGTTCGCGGGGCGCTATGGTTCGCCACCGCCACGATATTAACCGCCCAACAAGGCGACCGTCCGGGCGAGACCCAGCGCGATTTACCGGAGGATCTGGCGGTGCCTCCGGCGCCGGTGCTCACGGATGCCGAAGCCCTGGCGTCGATCGTGGTGCCCGCGGGATATCGCGTCGAATTGGTGGCCAGTCACCCGCTGTTGCACGATCCCGTTGCTTTTGAGTTTGGCCCCGATGGCCGGATCTGGGTGGTGGAAATGCGCGGTTACATGCACGATCCGGAAGGCGCGGGCGAAGAGTTGCCGATCGGAACGGTCGCCGTGCTCGACGACACCGATGGTGACGGCGTCATGGACCAACGGGTCGAGTTTGCCGACGGGCTGGTGATGCCCCGGGCGCTGACTTTGGTGGCGGACGGTGTGTTGGTGGGAGCACCGCCTTTTCTCTACCATTTTAAGGATACGGATGGCGACGACGTGGCCGATAAACGCACCGTGATCGCCGACGACTACGGAATGGCGGGCAATCCGGAACACACGGCCAACGCGCTCTATCGGAGTCTGGACAACTGGATTTACAGCGCCAACCACAACGTCCGTCATCGCTTCTCGGCGGGGCGCTGGCAGCGGGATTACACGCTTCCGCGCGGACAGTGGGGCATGGATCAGGACGACCTCGGTCGCCTCTACTTCAACACCAATTCCGATCCGCTGCGGGTGGATCTGGTGCGGTCGAGCTACTTCTGGCGGCACCCGGGTCTGGAGTCGACCGCCCCACTGGCTGTGCAGACGGCCACGGCGGAGGACGTGCCGACCTTTCCCTCGCGCATCACGCCGGGCATCAACCGTGGCTACCGCATGTTGGACGACACGTGGAAACTCCAAACCGTGACGGCGGCATGCGGTCCCATGATCTATCGTGGCGCGCGCTTTGGTCCGGCGTTTCAAGGCAACGCCTTCATCAACGAACCTTCAGCCAATCTGGTGAAGCGCGTCATTGTCGAGCCCACGGCGGATGGTTCGCTGACCGCGCGCAATGCGTATCCGGATACTGAATTCGTCACCTCGACCGACGAGCGTTTTCGGCCGGTCAATGCCTACAATGGGCCGGACGGCGCCATCTACCTGCTCGATTTCTATCGGGGGATTATTCAACACCGAATTTTCCTCACCACCTATTTGCGCAAGCAGATCGAAGCGCGTGGGCTCGATGCTCCGCTCGGGATGGGCCGTATTTGGAAAGTGGTGCCGGAAACGCCGGCCGCCGGGTGGGTGGATCCGGGTCGACCGGCGCTCGATGTCGCCAGTGACGACGAACTCGTCACGACGCTGTCGCACTCGAATGGTTGGTGGCGCGATACGGCGCAGCGGCTACTGGTCGAGCGTGGGGCCACGCGTGCGATTCCCGCGCTGCGAAAACTCGTCAAGCACGGCTCGCCGCTCGCGCGCCAACACGCGTTATGGACGTTGGAAGGACTCGATGCGTTGGATCGGGAATCGGTCATCGCCGGTCTCGCATCCCCGGTGATCGCGCAAGTGGCCGCGTTGCAACTCAGCGAGGCGTGGCTGCGTATCGGGGACGACGCGATGCTGGGCGCGGTGATAAAACTTACGGCGGCGAAAGATCCGACGGTGCGGAGGCAGGCAGCGCTTTCGCTGGGCGAGGCGGGAGGCACCCAGGTATTGGCGACCTTAGCGGCGCTGTCTCAAGAAACCGATGACACCCTGGGTATGGCCGACGCAATTAAGAGCGGCCTCGCGGGTCGCGAAGTCATGTTTACGTCCATCTGGCCGACTGCGCCCGACAACGAAGTGGTGGCTTTCGTGGAGGAAACGATGGAAACGGCCGCGAAACGACGCGAGCCGCAGAAGTTGAGCACCGCGAATGGATCGGCGAAAAGAGTGCGTCCGTTGGCGGCGCACGAACTGGCCCGCTTCGAGGCGGGTCGCGCTCAATTCGCGCTGTGCGCCGGTTGCCATCAGCCCGACGGTCGCGGTCTGCCGGGTCTCGCACCTTCGCTGGTCGCGTCTAAGTTGTTGGACCGGGATCCGCGACTGGTCACCCGCGTGATTTTGCAGGGCAAGGAAGGCTGGGGCTCGCAAATGCCGGGGCTCGGCGGCGCGCTCGACGACGACGCGATTGCGGCGGTTTTGACGTATGTGCGCCGCTCGTTCGGGCATGAGGCCGATCCGGTTGACCCCGCGACGGTTACTGCCGTGCGTAAGGCGGAAATGAACCGCTCCCGTCCTTGGACCGCAGACGACCTCGACGCGGTGGAATTGGAATAA
- a CDS encoding divalent metal cation transporter, whose product MAIDYNVASPEDALLEKAATRPFFGRMAIYARLSGPGWLQGAITLGGGSLAGSLFIGILAGPHLLWIQAFAMMCGITMLSAIAYVTLSTGQKPMETVSRHLTPVLAIAWAVATVIANVVFALPQFALATATILQNLMPGMAASTVAPWVIGGGLAVSSVLIVWGYESGSRGIRIFEAVLKVLVGVVVLSFFVVVAMLIARGQIDISSIIGGFIPHFRQLHEPTLQLGEVAAATGAHESIWRTIISAQQRDVIIAAGGTAVGINMTFLLPYTLLRRGWKKKHRELSICDLSLGLFIPFIIATSCLVLAAGSAFYTKTNDVFDENGAVRPAMARAFTASMDGFLAQRDGAAFTAASPEEQAGTRALLSPEDRRMAAMLAKRDAGQLSAALAPVLGKGGANLVFGVGVVAMAWSSIIILILMNGIAIGALLKKDENRTVFRVGTAMPAISGFLAPVVWTGASRAALAIPASVIATTLLPIAYFTFLLLMNSKGALGENRPRGAFRFVSNVLMVGATSAAGLASIWALTNRGTAGMWGLVGLALLFVIGIAGFIRNRHPR is encoded by the coding sequence ATGGCCATCGACTACAACGTCGCGTCTCCCGAGGACGCCTTACTCGAAAAAGCGGCAACCCGCCCATTTTTTGGACGCATGGCGATTTACGCCCGTCTTTCCGGTCCCGGTTGGTTGCAGGGGGCGATTACGTTGGGGGGCGGCAGTTTGGCCGGATCGTTGTTCATCGGCATCCTGGCGGGCCCCCATTTGTTGTGGATTCAGGCGTTCGCCATGATGTGTGGCATCACGATGTTGTCGGCCATCGCTTACGTGACGCTTTCGACCGGTCAAAAACCGATGGAAACGGTGAGCCGCCATTTGACGCCGGTGCTGGCGATTGCATGGGCGGTGGCGACGGTGATCGCCAACGTGGTGTTTGCGTTGCCGCAGTTTGCGTTGGCGACGGCCACGATCCTACAGAACCTCATGCCGGGCATGGCGGCCAGCACGGTGGCGCCCTGGGTCATTGGCGGGGGGTTGGCCGTGTCGTCCGTGTTGATCGTCTGGGGCTATGAATCGGGGAGCCGCGGCATCCGCATATTTGAAGCGGTGCTGAAGGTGCTGGTCGGCGTGGTCGTGCTGTCGTTTTTTGTGGTGGTGGCGATGTTGATCGCGCGCGGTCAGATCGACATCTCATCCATCATCGGCGGGTTTATCCCGCACTTCCGGCAGTTGCACGAACCGACGCTGCAACTCGGTGAGGTCGCCGCGGCGACCGGCGCGCACGAATCGATTTGGCGCACGATCATTTCCGCCCAGCAACGCGATGTGATCATTGCGGCGGGAGGCACGGCCGTGGGGATCAACATGACGTTTCTGTTGCCTTACACGCTGTTGCGCCGGGGGTGGAAGAAGAAGCACCGCGAACTGTCGATCTGTGATCTTTCGCTGGGGCTTTTCATTCCGTTCATCATTGCGACGAGCTGTCTCGTGTTGGCGGCGGGCAGTGCCTTTTACACCAAGACCAACGATGTGTTCGATGAGAACGGTGCGGTGCGGCCGGCCATGGCGCGGGCGTTCACGGCGTCGATGGACGGATTCCTGGCGCAGCGTGATGGCGCGGCGTTTACGGCCGCCTCTCCCGAGGAACAAGCCGGCACGCGTGCGTTGCTCTCGCCGGAAGATCGCCGCATGGCGGCCATGCTGGCCAAGCGTGATGCCGGTCAATTGTCGGCCGCGCTCGCGCCGGTATTGGGCAAGGGTGGCGCCAATCTCGTGTTCGGGGTGGGCGTGGTGGCGATGGCGTGGTCGAGCATCATCATCCTGATCCTCATGAACGGCATCGCGATCGGGGCGTTGTTGAAGAAAGACGAGAATCGCACCGTGTTTCGCGTGGGCACAGCCATGCCGGCGATCAGTGGTTTTCTCGCGCCGGTGGTGTGGACCGGGGCCTCCCGGGCGGCATTGGCAATCCCGGCATCGGTGATCGCGACGACGTTGCTGCCGATCGCGTATTTCACGTTTCTCTTGTTGATGAACAGCAAGGGCGCGCTGGGGGAGAATCGTCCCCGGGGCGCTTTCCGCTTTGTCAGCAACGTGCTCATGGTCGGGGCCACCTCGGCAGCGGGACTCGCCAGTATCTGGGCGCTGACCAATCGAGGCACGGCCGGCATGTGGGGACTCGTGGGGCTGGCGCTGTTGTTCGTCATCGGCATCGCCGGTTTTATCCGGAATCGTCACCCGCGCTAG
- a CDS encoding group II intron maturase-specific domain-containing protein has translation MVSLIHYVEGRLKLVVNRTKCRTGPLKECSFLGFTFTARGKVVWTEKSRLRFKTRLKAITSRKRGVAEDKVITELRRYVIGWLGYFGISHTYGEVLALEDWMRRRVRLYYWKQWKQPRTRRRNLIKLGANPAKVKLATRSRKGYWRMSSNSIVQAALTNAYLHGQGVPNMRAKWIAMRYGNDGVPA, from the coding sequence ATGGTCAGTCTGATACACTACGTGGAAGGTCGTTTGAAGTTGGTGGTCAATCGGACGAAATGCCGCACCGGGCCACTGAAGGAATGCTCGTTTCTGGGCTTCACCTTCACGGCTCGCGGCAAGGTTGTCTGGACGGAGAAGTCCCGGCTACGGTTCAAAACCCGCCTCAAGGCGATCACCTCGCGCAAGCGCGGGGTGGCGGAGGACAAAGTCATCACGGAGCTTCGTCGCTACGTGATCGGCTGGCTGGGCTACTTCGGGATCAGTCACACCTACGGCGAAGTGCTGGCGCTGGAAGATTGGATGCGACGACGCGTGCGGCTGTATTACTGGAAACAGTGGAAGCAACCGCGCACCCGGCGTCGCAACCTGATCAAACTCGGGGCCAACCCCGCCAAGGTGAAACTGGCGACGCGCAGTCGCAAAGGCTACTGGCGCATGAGCAGCAATAGCATCGTGCAGGCGGCGTTGACCAACGCCTACTTGCACGGGCAAGGGGTGCCAAACATGAGGGCAAAGTGGATCGCTATGCGTTACGGGAACGACGGCGTGCCCGCCTGA
- a CDS encoding AP2 domain-containing protein, with amino-acid sequence MDSRLKNSGRKGIRRHEYEGLQGWFVRYMREGALFRKVFSDRDFGGEEGSFAAAEEYHRQLVSYFPPRTRKEHSEQRRKNSREIVGISRVTKITKKKEYHFWQASWTDVSLGKARNKVFSINKYGEEEAKRLAIETRQKHLDEFGDQILYDYGDDLVWLVPPEKISIAANIDTEGESEGAIALREHRLRERSRELRKAKILDFIEKHGRLYCEICDFDFEATYGELGAGLIEVHHTKAIADYTKNDVTTLSDLMLVCSNCHYVIHRDEHYERNFTQIMRVVSLTRTQSKTKERRANKSVQTRTTSGPV; translated from the coding sequence ATGGATAGCCGTTTGAAAAACTCAGGTCGGAAGGGAATCCGTCGTCACGAATACGAAGGGTTGCAGGGGTGGTTTGTCCGTTACATGCGGGAGGGAGCCCTATTTCGAAAAGTTTTTAGTGATCGAGATTTTGGAGGCGAAGAAGGATCCTTTGCGGCTGCCGAAGAATATCATCGTCAGCTCGTTTCATATTTCCCGCCTCGAACGCGAAAGGAGCATTCGGAACAGAGAAGGAAGAACTCCCGAGAAATCGTTGGAATTTCAAGAGTCACCAAGATTACAAAAAAGAAAGAATACCATTTCTGGCAGGCAAGCTGGACAGATGTTTCACTCGGCAAAGCCCGAAATAAAGTATTCTCCATTAATAAGTATGGCGAAGAGGAAGCGAAAAGATTGGCGATTGAGACGCGGCAGAAGCATCTCGATGAATTTGGGGACCAGATATTATACGATTACGGAGATGATTTAGTTTGGTTGGTTCCACCCGAGAAGATTTCGATCGCGGCGAATATCGACACTGAGGGGGAGTCGGAGGGAGCTATCGCCTTACGTGAGCATCGTTTGAGAGAACGGTCTCGCGAGCTACGCAAGGCAAAGATTTTAGATTTCATAGAAAAGCACGGACGACTGTATTGTGAGATTTGTGACTTCGATTTTGAGGCGACATACGGAGAACTAGGCGCTGGCTTGATTGAGGTCCACCACACCAAGGCCATAGCTGACTACACGAAGAATGATGTCACGACTCTGTCGGATTTGATGTTGGTGTGTTCAAACTGTCATTATGTGATACATCGTGATGAGCATTATGAACGCAATTTCACACAAATCATGAGAGTCGTCTCACTGACTAGGACACAGTCTAAAACAAAAGAAAGAAGGGCCAACAAATCGGTTCAGACAAGGACCACAAGTGGTCCTGTCTGA
- a CDS encoding glutamate--tRNA ligase yields the protein MSQVRVRFAPSPTGFFHIGSARTALFNWLYARHTGGVFVLRVEDTDKERNSEAFLNVIYDSMRWLGLNWDEGPQAGGDCGPYRQSERAPIYTEYLEKLRATGRVYEKEGATWFKISGEPQIIEDAIRGRVERTEEKDFVIIRSDGNPVFHFVNVVDDITMGITHVIRGEDHLSNTSKHTELFKAFGAPLPVFAHIPLILKQDGPGKMSKRDQGALIEEYQKRGYLPEAVVNFLCLLGWNPKDDSEKLPIAEIIERFDFPGINQSNARFDDRKMAHMNMTYLLELPAADYLALARRHFAADPAHAATMASVTPEYFADVIAISQPKVKAIDELPDYTAYFFREEFPWNDKAVKKTFKKGEPLARLAELREMLAAGPDFADETAVEETIKAAAEAQGFGFGDYQAVARLATTGTNAGPGLTQIFRVLGKAKVLARFDRFLANPPAVS from the coding sequence ATGTCTCAAGTCCGCGTTCGTTTCGCTCCCAGTCCCACCGGTTTCTTCCACATCGGCAGTGCTCGCACCGCCTTGTTCAATTGGTTGTATGCCCGTCACACCGGCGGCGTGTTTGTTTTGCGCGTCGAAGACACCGACAAGGAGCGCAACAGCGAGGCATTCCTCAACGTCATCTATGACAGCATGCGCTGGCTCGGTCTCAACTGGGATGAAGGTCCTCAGGCGGGCGGCGATTGCGGACCCTATCGCCAAAGCGAGCGCGCCCCCATCTACACGGAGTATTTGGAAAAGCTGCGCGCGACCGGCCGCGTTTACGAAAAGGAAGGTGCCACCTGGTTCAAAATCTCCGGCGAGCCGCAGATCATCGAGGACGCCATTCGCGGTCGCGTCGAACGCACGGAGGAGAAGGACTTCGTGATCATTCGTTCCGACGGCAATCCCGTGTTTCACTTCGTCAACGTCGTCGATGACATCACCATGGGCATCACGCACGTCATTCGCGGCGAGGATCACTTGTCCAACACCAGCAAGCATACGGAGCTTTTCAAAGCCTTCGGCGCACCGTTGCCCGTGTTTGCCCACATCCCGCTCATCCTCAAACAGGATGGTCCGGGCAAGATGTCCAAACGCGACCAGGGCGCCCTGATCGAAGAGTATCAGAAACGAGGATACCTGCCCGAGGCGGTGGTCAATTTCCTCTGCCTGCTCGGGTGGAATCCCAAGGACGACAGCGAGAAACTGCCCATTGCCGAGATCATCGAACGCTTCGATTTTCCGGGGATCAACCAGAGTAATGCGCGCTTCGACGACCGCAAGATGGCGCACATGAACATGACATATCTGCTTGAGCTGCCCGCCGCCGACTATCTGGCGCTGGCTCGTCGTCATTTCGCGGCCGATCCTGCGCATGCTGCGACGATGGCAAGCGTCACGCCGGAGTATTTTGCGGACGTGATCGCGATCAGCCAGCCCAAGGTCAAAGCCATCGACGAACTGCCGGACTACACCGCGTATTTCTTCAGGGAGGAGTTCCCGTGGAACGACAAGGCCGTGAAGAAAACGTTCAAGAAAGGCGAGCCGCTGGCCCGTCTCGCCGAGTTGCGCGAGATGCTCGCCGCCGGTCCGGACTTCGCCGATGAGACGGCGGTTGAAGAAACCATCAAAGCCGCCGCCGAGGCCCAGGGGTTTGGCTTTGGTGACTACCAGGCCGTGGCTCGCCTCGCCACCACCGGCACCAATGCCGGACCCGGTCTCACCCAGATTTTCCGCGTGCTCGGCAAAGCCAAAGTGCTCGCTCGCTTCGACCGCTTCCTGGCCAACCCTCCCGCTGTTTCCTGA
- a CDS encoding M14 family metallopeptidase has product MSAVKTCPLDPADLVARFRAAARLAGFCEHAIGEIDGVPLFGYSRRAVGPKPRIYLSAGVHGDEPAPPEALLHMVELGVFDDRATWFLMPMLNPAGFRADQRENAAGIDLNRDYLRPQSPEVAAHVRWLERLPRFDLALCLHEDWEATGFYLYELDDTGRPSFAARLRDAGAAHLPIDPESIIDGRPIDEPGIIRPESDPALRETWPEAIYLREHHTHLCFTTETPTGLAQDQRIATQAAIARRAITETVNTFHAAHKR; this is encoded by the coding sequence GTGAGCGCTGTCAAAACCTGCCCACTCGACCCTGCCGACCTCGTGGCCCGTTTTCGCGCCGCGGCCAGGTTGGCTGGTTTCTGCGAACACGCTATCGGAGAAATCGACGGCGTGCCGTTGTTCGGCTACTCCCGACGCGCCGTCGGGCCCAAACCCCGGATTTACCTCTCCGCCGGCGTGCATGGCGATGAACCGGCTCCACCCGAGGCCCTGTTGCACATGGTGGAACTCGGCGTCTTCGATGATCGGGCGACATGGTTTTTAATGCCCATGCTCAATCCCGCGGGCTTTCGGGCGGACCAACGCGAAAACGCCGCGGGTATCGACCTCAACCGGGACTACCTGCGACCGCAGTCCCCCGAAGTCGCCGCCCACGTGCGGTGGCTGGAACGGTTGCCCCGCTTCGATCTCGCGCTCTGTTTGCACGAGGACTGGGAGGCCACCGGGTTTTACCTCTACGAACTCGACGACACGGGTCGCCCCAGTTTTGCGGCCCGGCTGCGTGACGCGGGAGCCGCGCACCTGCCGATCGATCCCGAGAGCATCATCGACGGGCGGCCCATCGACGAGCCCGGCATCATTCGACCCGAGAGCGACCCGGCCCTGCGGGAAACCTGGCCGGAAGCGATCTATCTGCGCGAGCATCACACCCATTTGTGCTTCACGACCGAAACCCCCACGGGGCTGGCTCAGGATCAACGCATCGCCACCCAAGCCGCGATCGCACGCCGGGCGATCACGGAGACGGTGAACACGTTTCATGCGGCGCATAAAAGGTAG